The DNA window TCGAGCAAATAAAAACAGGCGTAACCTTGGGTACATGAAGCCACTAGTCTGCTCTCCGCCTCGGAGATACTCCTCAAGCATATGAGGATGATACTCCAGAATCTACCGAATCACAAAAGATATTGCCAGAATAAGAAAAGGTAAATAACTTCAAGAAACCATTAATTACGAATTAATTACGAAATGAAACGTAGTTCAAAGGCTGACCTCTCTATATATCAACTCCCTAACATCATCTTTTGTCACTTTCCTCCTCTCGAAATCAAACTCGAGCTTCGATATTGGTGCAGTTGTAGGTTCACGGTCATCGTTTGACAACCCCTGAAAGTAGGGATCATTCAGTGCCTGCACAAAAAAACCATCCATGAATTTCTTACTGGACGTGATATTAATTGAAAAGCCAAAATAACCAAGAGGCTATATATATTACTTCATGAGCGGTCGGTCTATCTTTAGGATCAAACGCGAGAAGTCTTTCTAGCAACCGAAGAGCTAAAGGATCGGTATTAGGGAATTTCTGAGAAAACGGAACAGGTTGTTTCTTCCGCATACTGCTGAGATATCTCCTAGCCTTTTCATTCCTGATCTGTCATTGTAAGTGCAACATAATTATGTTACAAAAGATGAATCTAGAAGAACATTCAAATCTTCGTATATGACTAGGAgtctaattaaaaaataaaataagcccaGCTAATTAACTAACCCTTGCAATAGATTCAGGAGGTGGAGTGCCAAGCAAATCAGTCATTAAGTCTAGCTGATGCACCACATTTTTCCCGGGGAATAACGGTCTTCCACTGAGCATCTCAGCAAATATGCATCCGATACTCCAGATATCAATAGCAGGAGTGTACTGCACATCCGACAAAAAATACAACACCGAGTTTACTAATTATAAGCACGGCATTATAATTAGCAATGATTATAACAATCTCTAAGTAAAGGTAATGAATTTTATTAACGTGAATATCAGCAATGTTCAACACTCAAGATATCTGAGGTTAGGGCGAGTAACATTCTAGTAGAATCACTGTTTTgaagataaataatgcattgagACATTCAAAGAAAAATGAGCTTACTTTAGAGAAAAAGGAACCACATAGCTCAGGAGCACGATACCACCGAGTTGCAACATAATCCTTTAGCAGAGATATGTACCAAAATCAGAAGGGTAAGGAAGCTGACACATGCATTTGAAAGGTGAGAGAAAACCATATGTGCACAGAAATGACACTTACAGTCCAAAATATAGCCGATGGGGCATCATTAAACGACACTCGTGCCAAGCCAAAATCACAAATCTTCAACTTACAGTCAGCATTAGCAAGAATGTTCTTTGGCTTTAAGTCCCGGTGGAACACATTTGCTGAAAATGCAGAAATGAAAATGTCATCAACGAAGGATAGTCACCACTCGAGGACAGAGAACTGTGAACTTAATCTTATAGTTATATCTAAAGGACATGGTTTACCTGAATGAGTGTATTTCAAGCCACGCAGGAGCTGGTAGAGGAAGAATTGATAATGCTCGGGTGTTAGGTCATCATTTGCTTTAATCACTTGGTGAAGATCAGATTCCATCAATTCAAAAACAACATAGATATCTCGGAATTCTCTCCGCGAAGGAGGAAGCATTATGTGCTTGATTTCAACAATATCAGGATGGCGAAGCAGGCGAAGAAGCTTGATTTCTCTGAGGATTCGCGTGGCATCagaaacatgctcaaacacgtCATTGATCTTTTTAATTGCAACTCCTTCGTCGGTATGAGTATCAATCGCAGAACCTACAACGCCATAGCTACCCTTGCCTATAACTTCTTGGACCTGATACCTACTCGCCTCCCCATACTCTGTGAAGAACTCGGTTTCCAGGTTACTCTGCCAAAACAGATGCTCAATaa is part of the Salvia splendens isolate huo1 chromosome 6, SspV2, whole genome shotgun sequence genome and encodes:
- the LOC121809451 gene encoding mitogen-activated protein kinase 9-like; translated protein: MGGGTFVDGVRRWFQKRPNPNSNPIISNHEQQPHSDLTENALSIVEDFDFSGLKLIKVPKRLDFPFSNPAMDSHKKSNLETEFFTEYGEASRYQVQEVIGKGSYGVVGSAIDTHTDEGVAIKKINDVFEHVSDATRILREIKLLRLLRHPDIVEIKHIMLPPSRREFRDIYVVFELMESDLHQVIKANDDLTPEHYQFFLYQLLRGLKYTHSANVFHRDLKPKNILANADCKLKICDFGLARVSFNDAPSAIFWTDYVATRWYRAPELCGSFFSKYTPAIDIWSIGCIFAEMLSGRPLFPGKNVVHQLDLMTDLLGTPPPESIARIRNEKARRYLSSMRKKQPVPFSQKFPNTDPLALRLLERLLAFDPKDRPTAHEALNDPYFQGLSNDDREPTTAPISKLEFDFERRKVTKDDVRELIYREILEYHPHMLEEYLRGGEQTSGFMYPSGVDRFKRQFAHLEEHYGKGEKSTPLQRQHASLPRERVPAPKEEPEENDCEKRSAASVASTLDSPPGNDGMNSSSQNGNRGNYSARSLLKSASISASKCIGVEQKKNAEEEPIEENNEEIDVLSEKIATLHA